The Scomber japonicus isolate fScoJap1 chromosome 13, fScoJap1.pri, whole genome shotgun sequence genome includes a window with the following:
- the zar1l gene encoding ZAR1-like protein: protein MEGFLSTFPLYNVCGPPAHGGSWGKREGRFMTPQGLNYLELCKAILSQVNPGLQAPLKRANTKECGVQVNAKVDQIVQCSLGPKTLFCPEGDQHVPSKSPKSPDLLKQDWMAAPCSTPPVSNLRFLRPVSIYSPMFDRRIPLKKLCDDDGSEGETEAAGHAESDREAEAEADRSGGDTGKDSQTGAHQSCKGSNFQFLEQRYGFFHCKKCNIRWESAYVWCISGTSKVYYKQLCRKCQVGFNPYRVESILCKGCSQTCCNCEKKQRHVNMRRPHRQDLCCRCKGMRLSCDATYSFKYII, encoded by the exons ATGGAGGGGTTCCTATCCACGTTTCCACTGTACAACGTCTGCGGCCCCCCAGCTCATGGCGGCAGctggggaaagagagagggccGGTTCATGACCCCCCAAGGCCTCAACTACCTCGAGCTATGCAAGGCCATCCTGTCCCAAGTCAACCCCGGTTTGCAAGCTCCACTCAAGAGAGCAAACACCAAAGAGTGCGGCGTACAAGTAAACGCCAAAGTGGATCAAATCGTCCAGTGCTCACTGGGTCCCAAAACGCTGTTCTGTCCTGAGGGCGACCAGCATGTCCCCTCGAAGTCTCCCAAGAGCCCGGATCTGTTGAAGCAGGACTGGATGGCGGCGCCGTGCAGCACACCGCCGGTGAGCAACCTGCGCTTCCTGAGGCCCGTTTCCATCTACTCGCCGATGTTTGACCGCAGGATCCCCCTCAAGAAACTGTGCGATGATGATGGAAGTGAGGGAGAGACTGAAGCCGCAGGACATGCGGAGTCTGACAGGGAGGCTGAGGCTGAGGCTGATCGAAGCGGCGGGGATACAGGGAAAGACTCCCAAACAGGTGCGCATCAGTCCTGCAAGGGCTCCAACTTTCAG TTCCTGGAGCAGAGGTACGGCTTTTTCCACTGCAAAAAGTGCAACATCCGGTGGGAGAGTGCTTATGTATGGTGCATATCCGGAACCAGCAAG GTGTACTACAAGCAGCTCTGCCGGAAGTGTCAGGTGGGGTTTAACCCGTACAGAGTGGAGTCCATCCTCTGCAAG GGCTGCTCTCAGACTTGCTGCAACTGTGAGAAGAAGCAGAGACACGTCAACATGAGGAGGCCTCACCGCCAGGACCTGTGTTGTCGTTGCAAGGGAATGAGGCTGTCCTGTGACGCCACCTACAGCTTCAAATACATCATCTGA